One genomic segment of Pseudomonadota bacterium includes these proteins:
- a CDS encoding isochorismatase family cysteine hydrolase: MTGFKSVPADPYPWPDTQDGAAANSALIIIDMQLDFCDPRGYIGQMGYDVAPLRAPIEPAGRALAAARQAGLHVFHTRQGYRADLADLPVKKRRRTQQRGAAPGDPGPLGRILMRGEPGWQIIPELAPVDGEPVIDKTANGAFYGTDLDAVLRAQGVENIAFAGNTIDVCVHTTLREATDRGFECLLLSDCCGAVSQMLHDAAVEMVKVEGGIFGSVATSDAFVAALGAA, from the coding sequence ATGACAGGTTTCAAAAGCGTTCCCGCCGATCCCTATCCGTGGCCCGATACGCAAGATGGCGCGGCGGCCAATTCGGCGCTGATCATCATCGACATGCAGCTCGATTTCTGCGATCCCCGCGGCTACATCGGCCAGATGGGCTATGACGTCGCGCCGTTGCGCGCGCCGATCGAACCGGCTGGGCGCGCGCTTGCTGCCGCGCGACAAGCCGGCCTGCACGTCTTTCATACGCGTCAGGGTTATCGTGCCGATCTGGCCGACCTACCGGTCAAGAAACGCCGGCGCACGCAACAACGTGGTGCCGCGCCTGGCGATCCCGGGCCGCTGGGCCGTATCCTGATGCGTGGTGAGCCAGGCTGGCAGATCATTCCGGAGCTGGCGCCGGTCGACGGCGAGCCGGTTATCGACAAGACGGCGAACGGTGCGTTCTATGGCACTGATCTTGACGCGGTGCTGCGCGCCCAGGGCGTCGAGAACATTGCATTCGCTGGCAACACGATCGACGTCTGCGTGCACACAACGCTACGCGAAGCGACGGATCGCGGGTTTGAATGCCTTTTGCTGTCGGATTGCTGCGGCGCGGTCAGCCAAATGTTGCACGATGCGGCCGTCGAAATGGTCAAGGTCGAAGGCGGTATCTTCGGTTCGGTCGCGACGTCCGATGCCTTCGTGGCGGCGCTAGGCGCGGCTTAG
- a CDS encoding TauD/TfdA family dioxygenase gives MLGNLRQLTPSIGAEIAGMDLKSIDDDGVTAIQDAFLEHQVLFFPRQEMTADDLAGFARRFGTIDPPHGGLMPHPDNSDVMLVETKKQRGGGKYNDVWHSDVTFDHSPPLGSILRAVKLPDVGGDTLFASMYAAYDALSDRMRQMIEGLEALHDGIPNFRPYLLDPDTPNGEARLRMLKEEQPGCVHPVVRRHPQTGRKALFVNRAFTTDIMGVTSIESRNILNFLFEHIEQPNFQLRWRWSEGDVAMWDNRCALHYAANDYGDAHRVMHRVTLKGDKPVS, from the coding sequence AGCTCACACCCAGCATCGGCGCCGAGATCGCCGGCATGGACCTGAAGTCAATCGACGATGATGGTGTCACGGCGATCCAGGATGCTTTTCTGGAACACCAGGTGCTCTTCTTTCCGCGCCAGGAGATGACGGCCGATGACCTCGCCGGTTTCGCGCGGCGCTTCGGCACGATTGATCCGCCCCATGGCGGCCTGATGCCTCATCCCGACAACTCCGACGTCATGCTGGTCGAGACCAAAAAACAGAGAGGCGGCGGCAAGTACAACGACGTCTGGCACTCCGATGTCACGTTCGATCACTCGCCGCCGCTGGGATCGATCCTGCGCGCGGTGAAGCTGCCGGATGTCGGCGGCGACACGCTGTTTGCCAGCATGTACGCGGCCTATGACGCGTTGTCGGACCGCATGCGCCAGATGATCGAGGGGCTCGAGGCGCTGCATGACGGTATCCCGAACTTCAGGCCCTATCTGCTCGACCCCGACACACCCAACGGCGAAGCGCGCCTGCGCATGTTGAAGGAAGAGCAACCCGGTTGCGTCCACCCGGTGGTGCGCCGTCACCCGCAGACCGGACGCAAGGCGCTCTTCGTCAACCGCGCCTTCACCACCGACATCATGGGCGTGACATCGATCGAAAGCCGGAACATCCTGAACTTTCTGTTCGAACACATTGAACAGCCCAACTTCCAGTTGCGTTGGCGCTGGTCCGAAGGCGACGTCGCCATGTGGGACAACCGTTGCGCGCTCCACTATGCGGCGAACGACTATGGTGACGCGCACCGGGTCATGCACCGGGTGACGTTGAAAGGCGACAAGCCGGTTTCATGA